One window of the Procambarus clarkii isolate CNS0578487 chromosome 27, FALCON_Pclarkii_2.0, whole genome shotgun sequence genome contains the following:
- the LOC123762792 gene encoding uncharacterized protein: MTSLANERDKMQHQGRDAAPGTGCSIRDGMQHQGRDAASGTGCSTRDGMQHQGRDAASGTGCSIRDGMQHQGRDAASGTGCSIRDGMQHQGRDAAPGTGCSIRDGMQHQGRDAAPGTGCSTRDGMQHQGRDAASGTGCSIRDGMQHQGRDAASGTGCSTRDGMQHQGRDAAPGTGCSIRDGMHQGRDAASGTGCSIRDGMQHQGRDAASGTGCSTRDGMQHQGRDAAPGTGCSTRDGMQHQGRDAAPGTGCSTRDGMQHQGRDAASGTGCSIRDGMQHQGRDAAPGTGCSTRDGMQHQGRDAAPGTGCSIRDGMQHQGRDAASGTGCSTRDGMQHQGRDAAPGTGCSTRDGMQHQGRDAAPGTGCSTRDGMQHQGRDAAPGTGCSTRDGMQHQERDAAGREPVLLQGGAWPDIL; encoded by the coding sequence ATGACAAGCTTAGCGAATGAGAGAGACAAGATGCAGCATCAGGGACGGGATGCAGCACCAGGGACGGGATGCAGCATCAGGGACGGGATGCAGCACCAGGGACGGGATGCAGCATCAGGGACGGGATGCAGCACCAGGGACGGGATGCAGCATCAGGGACGGGATGCAGCATCAGGGACGGGATGCAGCATCAGGGACGGGATGCAGCACCAGGGACGGGATGCAGCATCAGGGACGGGATGCAGCATCAGGGACGGGATGCAGCATCAGGGACGGGATGCAGCACCAGGGACGGGATGCAGCATCAGGGACGGGATGCAGCACCAGGGACGGGATGCAGCACCAGGGACGGGATGCAGCACCAGGGACGGGATGCAGCATCAGGGACGGGATGCAGCATCAGGGACGGGATGCAGCATCAGGGACGGGATGCAGCACCAGGGACGGGATGCAGCATCAGGGACGGGATGCAGCACCAGGGACGGGATGCAGCACCAGGGACGGGATGCAGCACCAGGGACGGGATGCAGCATCAGGGACGGGATGCATCAGGGACGGGATGCAGCATCAGGGACGGGATGCAGCATCAGGGACGGGATGCAGCATCAGGGACGGGATGCAGCATCAGGGACGGGATGCAGCACCAGGGACGGGATGCAGCATCAGGGACGGGATGCAGCACCAGGGACGGGATGCAGCACCAGGGACGGGATGCAGCACCAGGGACGGGATGCAGCACCAGGGACGGGATGCAGCACCAGGGACGGGATGCAGCACCAGGGACGGGATGCAGCATCAGGGACGGGATGCAGCATCAGGGACGGGATGCAGCACCAGGGACGGGATGCAGCACCAGGGACGGGATGCAGCACCAGGGACGGGATGCAGCACCAGGGACGGGATGCAGCACCAGGGACGGGATGCAGCATCAGGGACGGGATGCAGCACCAGGGACGGGATGCAGCATCAGGGACGGGATGCAGCACCAGGGACGGGATGCAGCACCAGGGACGGGATGCAGCACCAGGGACGGGATGCAGCACCAGGGACGGGATGCAGCACCAGGGACGGGATGCAGCACCAGGGACGGGATGCAGCACCAGGGACGGGATGCAGCACCAGGGACGGGATGCAGCACCAGGGACGGGATGCAGCACCAGGGACGGGATGCAGCACCAGGAACGGGATGCAGCAGGTAGAGAGCCAGTGTTACTACAGGGTGGAGCGTGGCCAGATATCCTTTAA